The Nitrososphaerota archaeon genome window below encodes:
- a CDS encoding GNAT family N-acetyltransferase → MTKGFEIKLARSGDIDELVRQRRMMFADMKHGNDQERVIGDRAYRKWALEKMKKGLLRCYLVTDEKGEIAAGGAAWLREEQPGPGHGARLVPYLMSMYTEPKFRRKGLASLIVQEAVGWAQKNGYPGMTLHASKEGRKVYPRLGWKRGWEMYLDFE, encoded by the coding sequence GTGACGAAGGGTTTCGAAATCAAGCTTGCAAGATCCGGCGACATAGACGAACTGGTTCGGCAGAGGCGCATGATGTTTGCCGACATGAAGCATGGAAATGATCAGGAACGCGTCATCGGTGACCGAGCGTACAGGAAGTGGGCTCTCGAGAAGATGAAGAAGGGACTTCTGCGGTGCTATCTGGTGACAGACGAAAAGGGAGAGATAGCCGCGGGTGGAGCTGCCTGGCTCAGGGAGGAGCAGCCGGGACCAGGGCACGGAGCCCGCCTGGTGCCATACCTGATGTCGATGTACACTGAGCCCAAGTTTCGCCGGAAAGGGCTGGCTTCACTTATTGTACAGGAAGCGGTTGGCTGGGCGCAGAAGAATGGCTATCCGGGCATGACACTGCACGCGTCGAAAGAGGGAAGAAAGGTCTACCCCAGGCTGGGATGGAAGCGAGGCTGGGAGATGTACCTCGACTTTGAGTGA
- the rpiA gene encoding ribose 5-phosphate isomerase A yields the protein MDRQRQALKGVAQELSKKVATGAIIGLGSGSTVAALIEEFAPLAIGNSRRISGVPTSTQIEMVASRNGITLVPFRGSVDLAVDGADQVDAELNMIKGGGGALLREKVVMGSAKEILIVASENKFAQRLCEKGVRVPVEVVPMARESAKLRISKLGGVPDERLMPKGYPYFTENGNVILDTLFEPLDDPAVMETKLKGVPGVAEVGIFTFKPITVYKLNDDGSYDALKKA from the coding sequence ATGGACAGGCAACGGCAAGCGCTCAAGGGAGTGGCCCAGGAGCTCTCGAAGAAGGTCGCCACAGGAGCGATCATTGGGCTCGGGAGCGGTTCGACTGTCGCGGCCCTGATTGAGGAGTTTGCCCCGCTTGCGATAGGGAATTCCAGGCGCATAAGCGGGGTGCCCACTTCGACCCAGATCGAGATGGTCGCGTCCAGGAACGGCATCACCTTGGTACCGTTCAGGGGGTCCGTGGACCTGGCGGTCGACGGAGCGGACCAGGTGGACGCGGAGCTCAACATGATCAAAGGCGGAGGCGGGGCATTGCTGAGAGAGAAGGTGGTCATGGGGAGCGCGAAGGAAATACTGATCGTCGCCTCGGAGAACAAGTTCGCCCAGAGGCTCTGCGAGAAGGGGGTGCGGGTCCCCGTCGAGGTCGTCCCCATGGCACGTGAGAGCGCGAAGCTCAGGATTTCGAAGCTTGGCGGGGTCCCCGACGAGCGGCTGATGCCGAAGGGGTATCCATACTTCACCGAAAACGGAAACGTGATCCTCGACACGCTCTTCGAGCCCCTCGATGACCCGGCTGTCATGGAGACCAAGCTGAAGGGAGTCCCTGGGGTCGCCGAGGTGGGGATATTTACCTTCAAGCCCATCACAGTCTACAAGCTCAATGACGACGGGAGTTACGATGCGCTGAAGAAGGCCTGA
- a CDS encoding ferredoxin family protein, producing MTRDVGYKSAPIDPNFLSKPDQFPLTGEHNGHKIRAAGASRMDGESKPYPTTNGIHGTAVAVDWESCVADGVCMDVCPVFVFEWQLNPGQAGTGKDKVVEQGTPEWDQYRSDKSEPIREADCIFCMACETSCPTLSIKITQP from the coding sequence ATGACCCGAGACGTAGGATACAAGTCAGCTCCCATCGATCCGAACTTCCTTTCTAAGCCCGACCAGTTCCCGTTGACTGGCGAGCACAACGGACACAAGATCAGGGCCGCAGGGGCGAGCAGGATGGATGGAGAAAGCAAGCCCTACCCCACCACAAATGGCATTCACGGGACCGCAGTCGCGGTCGACTGGGAATCCTGTGTTGCAGACGGAGTCTGCATGGACGTCTGCCCCGTCTTCGTGTTTGAATGGCAGCTCAATCCTGGACAGGCAGGGACGGGGAAGGACAAGGTAGTCGAACAGGGGACGCCGGAATGGGACCAGTACAGATCAGACAAGTCCGAACCCATAAGAGAGGCGGACTGCATCTTCTGCATGGCTTGCGAGACTAGCTGCCCTACATTGTCAATCAAGATCACGCAGCCGTAG
- a CDS encoding beta-CASP ribonuclease aCPSF1 yields MSAILNTIPAEAQITRIEYEGPRIALYTRNPAFLHKNSYVISEIVNTLKKRVVTRTEKSIRKPESDARQVLEKTLPVEAEVSNYFFDDALGEITVEAGNPKVLSQEAGFDLGSSMDLTGWKVKVRKAPHIKSTAIQNVYYAMKAGSDIREKFYRELGEAIFRPRLTSSEHVTIKTLGSFQEVGRSCLLVETAESKVLLDCGIHPGSRNAWDAYPRLDWADVSPGDIDAIVISHSHLDHMGFLPAMYKYGYDGPVYCTEPTLPLMTLLQSDFVKIAQIEGGRLIYDQKDIRDVVQHAITLPYGMVTDISPDIKLVFNNAGHILGSATVHLHIGEGAHNIVYTGDYKYGRTQLFDSATWNYPRVETLITESTYGAKEDIMPIREEVEMNFVNSINGILQGGGKVLIPIPAVGRAQEILLVIDQYMRNKVLVEAPVFMEGMISEATAIHVSYAEYLSRELRTKILDDGVNPFKSEYFTEVEHPSNREEAYREGPAIIMATSGMLEGGPVLDYFENIAPSGKNKILFVSYQVQGTLGRRVLDGSSQASLMDQGGKIKIVDVKCAVQKVEGFSGHSDYNQIIRFIGKLRPKLQQVLVNHGEKRKTENLAYAIQRIYRVPALHPAVQEAIRVY; encoded by the coding sequence ATGAGCGCCATACTGAACACTATCCCAGCGGAGGCTCAGATCACTAGGATCGAATACGAGGGGCCGAGGATCGCGCTCTACACCAGGAACCCTGCCTTCCTCCACAAGAACTCCTACGTGATCTCCGAGATAGTCAACACCCTGAAGAAGCGGGTGGTCACGAGGACTGAGAAGTCCATCAGGAAGCCCGAAAGCGACGCGCGTCAGGTGCTGGAGAAGACCCTCCCGGTCGAGGCTGAAGTCTCCAACTACTTCTTCGACGACGCCCTCGGGGAGATCACCGTTGAGGCGGGGAACCCGAAGGTACTCTCCCAGGAGGCCGGATTCGACCTGGGGAGTTCCATGGACCTGACCGGCTGGAAGGTGAAGGTGAGGAAGGCACCCCACATCAAGTCGACCGCCATCCAGAACGTCTACTACGCCATGAAGGCTGGGAGCGACATAAGGGAGAAGTTCTATCGAGAACTGGGAGAGGCAATCTTCAGGCCAAGGCTGACGTCCAGCGAGCACGTAACAATCAAGACCCTGGGCTCCTTCCAAGAAGTGGGGAGGTCCTGCCTCCTCGTTGAAACTGCTGAGAGCAAGGTCCTGCTCGACTGCGGGATCCATCCTGGCTCGAGGAACGCCTGGGACGCGTACCCGAGGCTCGACTGGGCAGACGTGTCCCCGGGGGACATAGACGCCATAGTGATCAGCCACTCGCACCTCGACCACATGGGCTTCCTCCCTGCGATGTACAAGTACGGCTACGACGGCCCGGTCTACTGCACGGAGCCTACGCTCCCCCTGATGACGCTGCTCCAGAGCGACTTCGTCAAGATTGCCCAGATCGAAGGTGGGAGGCTGATCTACGACCAGAAGGACATAAGGGACGTCGTGCAGCATGCCATCACCCTGCCCTACGGCATGGTCACAGACATCTCCCCAGACATCAAGCTCGTCTTCAACAACGCTGGGCACATACTGGGCTCGGCCACCGTCCACCTTCACATCGGAGAGGGCGCCCACAACATCGTCTACACCGGGGACTACAAGTATGGAAGGACCCAGCTCTTCGACTCTGCGACCTGGAACTACCCGCGCGTCGAGACTCTGATCACAGAGAGTACCTACGGGGCCAAGGAGGACATAATGCCCATCCGAGAGGAGGTCGAAATGAACTTCGTCAATTCGATAAACGGCATTCTCCAGGGAGGGGGCAAGGTCCTGATTCCGATACCTGCCGTTGGGAGGGCCCAGGAGATACTGCTTGTGATAGACCAGTACATGAGGAACAAGGTCCTGGTGGAAGCCCCGGTCTTCATGGAGGGGATGATCTCGGAGGCAACTGCCATCCACGTCTCCTACGCCGAGTACCTGTCTAGGGAGCTTCGAACCAAGATCCTGGACGACGGAGTGAACCCCTTCAAGTCTGAGTACTTCACAGAGGTGGAGCACCCCTCGAACAGGGAGGAGGCCTACCGAGAGGGGCCAGCGATCATAATGGCAACGTCGGGGATGCTGGAAGGAGGGCCGGTCCTCGACTACTTCGAGAACATCGCCCCCTCGGGGAAGAACAAGATCCTCTTCGTCTCATACCAGGTCCAAGGCACCCTGGGGCGCAGGGTCCTCGACGGAAGCAGCCAGGCGAGCCTCATGGACCAGGGGGGCAAGATCAAGATCGTGGACGTAAAGTGCGCCGTCCAGAAGGTCGAGGGGTTCAGCGGCCACAGCGACTACAACCAGATCATCAGGTTCATCGGGAAACTTAGGCCGAAGCTGCAGCAGGTCCTCGTCAACCACGGAGAGAAGAGGAAGACAGAGAACCTTGCCTATGCGATTCAGAGGATATATCGCGTGCCCGCGCTTCACCCGGCCGTCCAGGAAGCAATCCGAGTCTACTGA
- a CDS encoding NAD(P)-dependent glycerol-1-phosphate dehydrogenase — protein MDSNFHLMELPTKVLIGDGVITKLGEFIEESAGTKKLVIASGSNVQAKVRQAVDDAIDGRGVWVDVAAADVANVDTVMQKSAGAGCIIGVGGGKSVDVGKLAAFRLHLPFYSVPTSASHDGISSPFASLKGLDRPYSVMAKPPLGILADIDIIASAPRRLLASGCGDLVSKLTAVKDWQLAHRVNGEYYGSYAASLALMSASVVIDGSKRIGRFGRDSVRDLVEALISTGVAAGIAGSSRPCSGSEHLFSHYLDILAPDSGLHGEKCGIGTIMMAKLHRLDWKAVRSALKNVNAPVTSSELGVGSAEVVESLVKASSIRPDRYTILSRRKLTRRSATELATSTGVI, from the coding sequence GTGGATTCCAACTTCCACCTGATGGAGCTCCCGACGAAGGTGCTAATCGGGGACGGCGTCATTACAAAGCTCGGGGAATTCATCGAAGAGTCGGCGGGGACAAAGAAGCTGGTCATCGCCTCCGGTTCGAACGTTCAGGCAAAGGTGAGGCAGGCCGTGGACGATGCCATTGACGGCCGGGGAGTCTGGGTAGACGTCGCCGCTGCCGATGTCGCGAACGTGGATACGGTCATGCAGAAGAGCGCGGGGGCCGGGTGCATCATCGGCGTAGGTGGGGGAAAGAGCGTCGACGTGGGGAAGCTCGCCGCTTTCCGCCTTCACCTCCCCTTCTATTCAGTGCCCACGAGCGCTTCGCACGACGGGATTTCCAGCCCCTTCGCGTCCCTGAAGGGACTCGACCGCCCCTACTCAGTGATGGCGAAGCCCCCTCTGGGCATCCTGGCTGACATCGACATCATCGCCTCGGCTCCTCGGAGGCTGCTCGCTTCTGGCTGCGGGGACCTGGTGTCAAAGCTGACGGCGGTCAAGGACTGGCAGCTGGCCCACAGAGTGAACGGTGAGTACTACGGAAGCTACGCGGCCAGCCTCGCCCTGATGAGCGCGAGCGTGGTCATTGACGGCTCGAAGCGGATAGGGAGGTTCGGCCGCGACAGCGTCCGGGACCTTGTCGAGGCCCTGATCAGCACCGGGGTGGCCGCGGGGATAGCCGGCAGCTCCAGGCCCTGCAGCGGCTCGGAGCACCTGTTCAGCCACTACCTCGACATCTTGGCGCCGGATTCGGGCCTTCATGGAGAGAAGTGCGGAATCGGGACGATAATGATGGCGAAGCTCCACCGCTTGGACTGGAAGGCCGTGCGCTCGGCACTGAAGAACGTCAACGCTCCCGTGACCTCCTCTGAGCTCGGCGTCGGGAGCGCCGAAGTCGTCGAATCGCTCGTCAAAGCGAGCTCAATACGACCGGACCGCTACACGATCCTTTCCAGAAGGAAGTTGACCAGGCGCTCGGCGACCGAGCTGGCGACTTCGACCGGAGTTATCTAG
- the sepF gene encoding cell division protein SepF, whose translation MSGVVQERRMEGKSKEILLKALALKSIEDIPKIQEDVANKTIVILKVTPLAQKSLEELKSSVEQLYEYATSVGGDIARLGDERVVITPPGVKIWRGLQ comes from the coding sequence ATGTCCGGCGTAGTCCAGGAAAGAAGGATGGAGGGCAAAAGCAAGGAGATCCTGCTCAAAGCCCTGGCGCTGAAGAGCATAGAGGACATACCGAAGATCCAGGAGGACGTCGCCAACAAGACCATAGTGATCCTGAAGGTAACCCCCCTGGCACAGAAGAGCCTGGAAGAGCTGAAGTCATCCGTCGAACAACTCTATGAATACGCCACATCCGTCGGAGGAGACATTGCCCGGCTAGGGGACGAGAGGGTAGTGATTACTCCGCCCGGCGTGAAGATCTGGCGCGGCCTCCAGTAA
- a CDS encoding proteasome subunit beta codes for MSRDFKAPAGKTLGSAMYHGTTTVGLVCSDGVVLATDTRVTAGGFIAHKRGKKLLRIDDNIAMTISGGVADAQNVVDTLKYYTNLYRIERGRPMPVKAAAQVVSNMLFSSRLYPFIADVLVGGVDTKGGALFNVDFFGSMNKENVIATGSGSPVAYGVLEVEFKEGMTVAKAYPLAAKAIIAATRRNVATGDHFDIAILDKDGFREISEQEKDKLLAQFSTNN; via the coding sequence ATGTCAAGAGATTTCAAAGCGCCGGCTGGGAAAACCCTGGGTTCCGCCATGTATCACGGAACCACGACGGTCGGGTTGGTCTGTTCAGACGGGGTGGTCCTCGCGACCGACACCAGAGTCACGGCGGGGGGTTTCATCGCCCACAAGAGGGGGAAGAAGCTCCTCAGAATCGACGACAACATCGCGATGACGATTTCAGGAGGGGTGGCCGACGCCCAGAACGTCGTTGACACCCTCAAGTACTACACCAACCTCTACAGGATAGAGAGGGGCCGCCCGATGCCCGTGAAGGCCGCAGCCCAGGTGGTCTCGAACATGCTCTTCTCGTCAAGGCTCTACCCCTTCATCGCGGATGTCCTCGTGGGCGGGGTCGACACGAAGGGCGGGGCTCTCTTCAACGTGGACTTCTTCGGCTCGATGAACAAGGAGAACGTCATTGCGACCGGGAGCGGGTCGCCAGTCGCCTACGGGGTGCTGGAGGTCGAGTTCAAGGAAGGGATGACGGTGGCGAAGGCCTATCCGCTGGCTGCGAAGGCGATAATCGCCGCGACGCGCAGGAACGTGGCCACAGGGGACCACTTCGATATCGCCATCCTCGACAAGGACGGGTTCAGGGAAATATCTGAGCAGGAGAAGGACAAGCTCCTCGCCCAGTTCTCGACTAACAATTAG
- a CDS encoding proteasome assembly chaperone family protein: MKAKDGAEEGIISTKVLQMPKASNPVLVCGLPGSGYVGKLAADHLVRTFKLRKVAEFSSESFPPQVNVKEDGTAEQLKGELFYAPTKKGQSLFVFTADAQPTTSEGEYALSDAVVSLAKKCGVKKVYTLAAYITGAFSASPKVYGAGTSRKMLDSISEEGVTLMKDGGISGMNGLLIGIAALRGLDGACLLGETSGYVLDAGASKSVLEVLSKIIGLPIDTSKLKEKAEETQKLISQLQAMSEQERETSPQPKKEPRPGYIG, from the coding sequence GTGAAGGCCAAGGACGGGGCGGAGGAGGGCATCATCAGCACCAAGGTCCTCCAGATGCCGAAGGCCTCCAACCCGGTGCTCGTCTGCGGGCTCCCCGGGAGCGGATACGTCGGGAAACTGGCCGCCGACCACCTGGTGAGGACGTTCAAGCTGAGGAAGGTCGCCGAGTTTTCGAGCGAATCCTTCCCTCCCCAGGTCAACGTCAAGGAGGACGGGACGGCTGAGCAGCTGAAGGGGGAGCTTTTCTATGCTCCGACGAAGAAGGGTCAGAGCCTCTTCGTGTTCACCGCTGACGCGCAGCCGACCACTTCTGAAGGAGAGTACGCCCTCTCGGATGCGGTGGTGAGCCTGGCGAAGAAGTGCGGAGTAAAGAAGGTCTACACCCTGGCTGCGTACATCACCGGGGCGTTCTCCGCGTCTCCGAAGGTGTACGGGGCGGGCACGTCCAGGAAGATGCTCGACTCCATATCAGAGGAGGGGGTGACCCTGATGAAGGACGGAGGGATAAGCGGGATGAACGGGCTGCTGATCGGCATCGCGGCCCTTCGAGGGCTCGATGGAGCCTGCCTGCTGGGAGAGACCTCTGGATACGTGCTGGACGCGGGGGCTTCGAAGTCAGTGCTGGAAGTGCTTTCGAAGATAATCGGGCTGCCGATCGACACATCGAAGCTCAAGGAGAAGGCAGAGGAGACCCAGAAGTTGATCAGCCAGCTCCAGGCCATGTCAGAGCAGGAGAGGGAGACCTCCCCGCAGCCGAAGAAGGAGCCCAGGCCAGGCTACATCGGCTAG
- a CDS encoding LSm family protein, whose protein sequence is MSVDMAVKVLDESVGKVVLIKLKGGKIIRGNLQGFDQHMNLSLETAEEVSEDGKSNSLGSLIVRGDNIIMISPPPS, encoded by the coding sequence TTGTCAGTAGACATGGCAGTGAAGGTTCTCGATGAGAGCGTGGGGAAGGTAGTGCTGATCAAGCTGAAGGGAGGCAAAATAATCAGAGGAAACCTGCAGGGGTTCGACCAGCACATGAACCTATCACTAGAGACGGCGGAAGAGGTGTCAGAGGACGGCAAGTCCAATTCCCTGGGCTCGTTGATCGTACGGGGGGACAACATCATCATGATCTCCCCGCCGCCGAGCTAG
- a CDS encoding FKBP-type peptidyl-prolyl cis-trans isomerase — protein sequence MTLEKGTLIFANYTAKVKDTGEAIETTVEDEAKKLKIYDATRKYEPRLVAVGEGWLISGLDDEVKDLEVGQRREIELSPGKAYGVRDPTQTRMVPLRKFGERERELEVGDSVELDNRVGIVRFIGSGRAQVDFNHRLAGKSIVYDFEVMKKLESDQDKLRALIDRRLGGEGGKVTFELGPKTLDVVIPEDLFLLEGLQIIKRGISNDVFKFIPMVAELTFVEKFVNEKAQERKEEVAPEKTEAPAEPAPKPRRKKAAPASPA from the coding sequence ATGACGCTTGAGAAAGGGACGCTGATTTTTGCCAACTACACCGCGAAGGTGAAGGACACCGGGGAGGCGATTGAAACGACCGTCGAGGACGAAGCCAAGAAGCTGAAGATCTACGACGCTACCAGGAAGTACGAGCCACGGCTCGTCGCAGTCGGGGAGGGCTGGTTGATATCCGGACTGGACGACGAGGTCAAGGACCTGGAGGTTGGCCAGCGCAGGGAGATCGAGCTTTCTCCGGGCAAAGCCTACGGCGTGCGTGACCCAACGCAGACGAGGATGGTCCCACTCCGGAAGTTCGGCGAAAGGGAGCGTGAACTGGAGGTGGGGGACAGCGTAGAGCTCGACAACAGGGTGGGGATCGTGAGGTTCATCGGGTCGGGAAGGGCCCAAGTGGACTTCAACCACAGGCTCGCGGGGAAGTCGATAGTCTACGACTTCGAAGTCATGAAGAAGCTCGAGTCAGACCAGGACAAGCTCAGGGCCCTGATCGACAGAAGGCTTGGCGGCGAAGGGGGCAAGGTCACCTTCGAGCTCGGGCCGAAGACGCTCGATGTCGTAATCCCGGAGGACCTTTTCCTCCTGGAAGGGTTGCAGATAATCAAGCGCGGGATATCGAACGACGTGTTCAAGTTCATTCCTATGGTGGCGGAGCTGACCTTCGTCGAGAAGTTCGTCAACGAAAAGGCACAGGAGAGGAAGGAAGAGGTTGCCCCTGAAAAGACCGAGGCGCCCGCCGAGCCCGCTCCGAAGCCCCGAAGGAAGAAGGCGGCTCCGGCGTCGCCCGCCTAG
- a CDS encoding DMT family transporter: protein MQNLKGYALLVLLGVIWGNAFVAIRVAVSPGELTPVSLTLLRWLIVSAAFLALYPLIGKAKAKFERKDFFRLLVVSLTSVAIYHLSLNFSEQTVNASLAGLLISLSPLFSVVLSALALHEKIGIRVKAGLVVAIAGAAVISSPDVSLGSTNAFGPLLVVVSALSSAVFTVASKPLVSKYGPFPVAVWSAVLGTAVLLPLIPVFSPNIVQEAVNLNLQGWTAVLYLSLLSTVVANLIFYTLVGRQMVSRLVVQLYIVPLVSVVGGVLILGEQLGLATVVGGAMLLVAVGLATISRH, encoded by the coding sequence TTGCAGAACCTCAAGGGCTACGCCCTCCTCGTATTGCTGGGCGTAATCTGGGGGAACGCCTTCGTCGCCATCAGGGTGGCAGTGAGTCCCGGCGAGCTGACACCGGTCAGCCTTACTCTCCTCAGGTGGTTGATCGTCAGCGCCGCCTTCCTTGCCCTGTACCCTCTCATCGGGAAGGCGAAGGCGAAGTTCGAGAGGAAGGATTTCTTCAGGCTACTTGTGGTGTCCCTGACCAGCGTCGCCATCTACCACCTTTCCCTGAACTTCTCGGAGCAGACAGTGAACGCGTCCCTGGCAGGCCTGCTCATCTCTCTCTCGCCGCTGTTCAGCGTCGTCCTTTCGGCGCTGGCACTCCATGAGAAGATAGGCATCAGAGTCAAGGCGGGCCTTGTGGTGGCCATCGCTGGCGCGGCCGTGATTTCCAGCCCGGACGTGAGCCTCGGGTCCACGAACGCCTTCGGTCCACTTCTTGTCGTCGTCTCTGCGCTCTCCTCCGCGGTGTTCACCGTCGCGTCAAAGCCGCTCGTGAGCAAGTACGGGCCGTTTCCCGTGGCAGTCTGGTCGGCGGTGCTGGGGACTGCGGTCCTTCTTCCTCTTATCCCCGTCTTCTCCCCGAACATCGTCCAGGAAGCGGTGAACCTCAACCTCCAAGGCTGGACCGCCGTCCTCTACCTTTCCCTGCTCAGCACCGTAGTCGCGAACCTGATCTTCTACACCCTGGTCGGGAGGCAGATGGTCTCGAGACTGGTGGTGCAGTTGTACATCGTCCCCCTGGTGAGCGTCGTGGGCGGGGTGCTCATCCTAGGGGAGCAGTTGGGCCTGGCGACGGTCGTCGGAGGGGCGATGCTCCTGGTGGCTGTGGGACTGGCGACCATTTCTCGGCACTGA
- a CDS encoding alanine--glyoxylate aminotransferase family protein: MSSEQKLIMLPGPTNVSDRVMKAMLRPIINHRGDAFRDLCRGLLEKERHLFQTKGEVLVLSSSGTGGVEAAVWNLIRDGDVAVVPVYGEFSSRLAETVEMAGGRAVEVRSDFGKAPTLDQLRKAMDELGTFKAMFMVHNETSTGVAIPYVKEACKMAQEHGALVVIDAISSLGGYAIPVDEWGVDLCITGSQKCIAAPPGLALLSVGGRVVEFLKGSPPKTRYFEIPRYLEYGARGETPFTPALPLFYALDEALSELLEEGLTKRVQRHDAMAARLYDGLAGLGVMPVADRDVRSKTVVASYYPKGVDDSAFRKALAQEKGIVVGGGFGPFKGKVFRVGCMGQINESYVDRTLKGIGEVLGKTRDP; encoded by the coding sequence ATGAGTAGCGAACAGAAGCTGATCATGCTTCCGGGGCCGACCAACGTATCAGACAGGGTGATGAAGGCGATGTTACGCCCGATCATCAACCACAGAGGGGACGCGTTCCGCGACCTGTGCAGGGGCCTGCTCGAGAAGGAACGACACCTCTTCCAGACCAAAGGAGAGGTCCTCGTCCTTTCATCGTCAGGGACAGGAGGAGTGGAGGCAGCGGTGTGGAATCTAATCAGGGACGGGGACGTGGCAGTCGTGCCCGTGTACGGCGAGTTCAGCAGCAGGCTCGCGGAGACGGTGGAAATGGCGGGAGGAAGGGCGGTCGAAGTCAGATCTGATTTCGGCAAGGCGCCCACGCTTGACCAGCTGCGGAAGGCGATGGACGAACTTGGAACCTTCAAGGCCATGTTCATGGTACATAATGAAACGAGCACAGGCGTCGCGATTCCCTACGTGAAGGAAGCCTGTAAGATGGCTCAGGAGCACGGAGCGCTCGTTGTGATCGACGCGATATCCAGCCTGGGAGGCTACGCGATTCCCGTGGATGAGTGGGGGGTGGACCTCTGCATTACCGGGAGCCAAAAGTGCATTGCTGCCCCGCCCGGCCTGGCCCTGCTCTCTGTGGGCGGCAGGGTCGTCGAGTTCCTGAAGGGGTCGCCTCCCAAGACGCGCTACTTCGAAATCCCAAGGTACCTGGAATACGGGGCCAGAGGAGAGACCCCGTTCACCCCGGCGCTCCCTCTCTTCTATGCCCTGGACGAGGCCCTCAGCGAGCTGCTCGAGGAGGGACTGACCAAGAGGGTCCAGAGGCACGACGCGATGGCAGCCAGGCTCTACGACGGCCTCGCGGGGCTGGGGGTCATGCCTGTCGCCGACAGGGATGTCAGGTCGAAGACTGTGGTCGCTTCTTACTACCCCAAGGGGGTAGACGACTCGGCCTTCAGGAAGGCTTTGGCCCAGGAGAAGGGAATCGTCGTAGGCGGCGGGTTTGGACCCTTCAAGGGCAAGGTGTTCAGGGTGGGTTGCATGGGGCAGATCAATGAGAGTTACGTCGACAGGACACTGAAGGGAATCGGCGAGGTCCTGGGAAAGACCCGCGACCCGTGA